A single region of the Cherax quadricarinatus isolate ZL_2023a chromosome 11, ASM3850222v1, whole genome shotgun sequence genome encodes:
- the LOC138852582 gene encoding uncharacterized protein translates to PPPPPPPLPPPPPPPPPPPPPPPPPPPPSPPPPPPPPPPPPPPPPPPPPPPPPPPPPPPPPPRPPPPAPPPPLPRPPPPAPPPAPPRPSPPAPPCAPPRPPPPPPPPAPPRPPPPPPPPAPPRPPPPPPPRPPPPPPPPAPPRPPPPPPPRPPPPPPPPAPPRPPPPPPPRPPPPAPPPPLPRPPPPAPPPAPPRPPPPAPPPAPPRPPPPAPPPPLPRPPPPAPPPAPPRPPPPPPPRPPPPAPPPPLPRPPPPAPPPAPPRPSPPAPPCAPPPPPPPAPPRPPPPPPPPPPPAPPRPPPPPPPPPPPRPPPPAPPPAPPPPPPSPPPPPPPPPPPRPPPRPPPPPPPPPPPAPPPPPPPRPPSPPPPPAPPPAPPPPPPPASPPPPPPPPPPPPPPPSPPPPPPATPPQPPPPPPPPPPPSPPPPPPPPPPPPPPPPPPSPTPPPPPPPPPPPPPPAPPPPTPPAPPPPPPPPPPPAPPPPPHPPPPPPPPPAPPPAPPPPPPPPPPPPPPPPPPPAPPPPPSTTPPPPLHHLLRPPPPPPPPPPRPPPPAPPLPPPRPPPPAPPAAPPPPAPPPPPHAPPRPSPPPPPPAPPPAPPPPPPPAPPPPPPPAPPLAPPPPPPPAPPNAPPPAPPSPPPPAPPPAPPPAPPPAPPPAPPPAPPPAPPPAPPPPPPRPPPPPAPPPPPPPAPPPPPHSAPPPPPPPPPPPPPPPAPPPPPPPPPPPP, encoded by the exons cctcctcctcccccaccaccactacctccacctcctccaccaccacctcctcctccaccaccacctccacctcctcctcctccttctcctcctcctcctccacctcctccaccaccacctcctccaccaccacctccacctcctcctccaccaccaccacctcctcctccacctcctccaccaccccgtccaccacctcctgcaccacctcctccactaccccgtccaccacctcctgcaccacctcctgcaccaccccgtccatcacctcctgcaccaccttgTGCACCACCccgtccaccacctcctccaccacctcctgcaccaccccgtccaccacctcctccaccacctcctgcaccaccccgtccaccacctcctccaccaccccgtccaccacctcctccaccacctcctgcaccaccccgtccaccacctcctccaccaccccgtccaccacctcctccaccacctcctgcaccaccccgtccaccacctcctccaccaccccgtccaccacctcctgcaccacctcctccactaccccgtccaccacctcctgcaccacctcctgcaccaccccgtccaccacctcctgcaccacctcctgcaccaccccgtccaccacctcctgcaccacctcctccactaccccgtccaccacctcctgcaccacctcctgcaccaccccgtccaccacctcctccaccaccccgtccaccacctcctgcaccacctcctccactaccccgtccaccacctcctgcaccacctcctgcaccaccccgtccatcacctcctgcaccaccttgtgcaccacctcctccaccacctcctgcaccaccccgtccaccacc tcctccacctcctccaccacctcctgcaccaccccgtccaccacctcctccaccacctcctccaccaccccgtccaccacctcctgcaccacctcctgcaccacctcctccaccacccagtccaccacctcctccaccacctcctccaccaccccgtcCACCACCccgtccaccacctcctccaccacctcctccaccacctgctccaccacctcctccaccaccccgtccaccatct cctccaccacctcctgcaccacctcctgcaccacctcctccaccacctcctgcatcacctcctccaccacctcctccaccacctccaccaccacctcctccatcacctcctccaccacctcctgcaacaCCTCCTCAaccgcctcctccaccacctcctccaccacctccttcaccacctcctccaccacctcctccaccacctcctccaccacctcctccaccaccttctccaacacctcctccaccacctcctccaccacctcctccaccacctcctgcaccacctcctccaacacctcctgcaccacctcctccaccgcctcctccaccacctcctgcaccacctcctccaccacatcctccaccacctcctccaccacctcctgcaccacctcctgcaccacctcctccaccacctcctccaccacctcctccaccacctcctccaccacctcctgcaccacctcctccacca tccaccacccctccaccacctctgcaccacctcctccgtccaccacctcctccaccacctcctccaccccgtccacctcctcctgcaccacctcttccaccaccccgtccaccacctcctgcaccacctgctgcaccacctcctccagcacctcctccaccacctcatgcaccaccccgtccatcacctcctccaccacctcctgcaccacctcctgcaccacctcctccaccacctcctgcaccacctcctccaccacctcctgcaccacctcttgcaccacctcctccaccacctcctgcaccacctaatgcaccacctcctgcaccaccttctccaccacctcctgcaccacctcctgcaccacctcctgcaccacctcctgcaccacctcctgcaccacctcctgcaccacctcctgcaccacctcctgcaccacctcctccaccaccccgtccaccaccacctcctgcaccacctcctccaccacctcctgcaccacctcctccaccacattctgcaccacctcctccaccacctcctccaccacctcctccaccacctcctgcaccacctcctccaccacctcctccaccacctcctcca